A region from the Papaver somniferum cultivar HN1 unplaced genomic scaffold, ASM357369v1 unplaced-scaffold_125, whole genome shotgun sequence genome encodes:
- the LOC113331238 gene encoding probable serine/threonine-protein kinase PBL3: protein MGNCFGSSGKVDNVQSSTTNTSTNNSGGSKISSATSTSPPSTTLPTPRSEGEILSCPNLKAFTFSELKSATRNFRPDSLIGEGGFGCVYKGWIDHQTLTPSRPGSGMVVAVKKLKPEGFQGHKEWLTEVNYLGMLHHQHVVKLIGYCMDGENRLLVYEFMPKGSLENHLYRRGVQPLSWGIRMKVATGAARGLCFLHDAESQVIYRDFKASNILLDVEFNAKLSDFGLAKAGPTGDRTHVSTEVMGTQGYAAPEYVATGRLSARSDVYSFGVVLLELLSGLRAVDKSKSGVEQNLVDWARPYLSDKRKLFRIMDTKMEGQYPQKGAFMAATLALQCLSTDPKVRPQMAEVLQKLEEIQAPRNLVRNSPSEHSSPLNRSPLRHSHQHSTPSNLTPRGSPLPSRSPLPSRSPLPTCKQSPQVRQGSG from the exons ATGGGTAACTGTTTTGGTAGTTCAGGCAAAGTGGATAATGTTCAATCCTCAACAACAAATACTTCTACCAACAATTCAG GTGGCTCAAAAATCTCTAGTGCAACGAGTACATCCCCGCCTTCTACTACTCTTCCTACGCCAAGATCTGAAGGTGAGATTCTGTCATGCCCAAATTTGAAGGCATTCACTTTCAGTGAACTGAAGAGTGCAACTAGAAACTTCCGTCCCGATAGTCTTATCGGAGAAGGAGGATTCGGTTGTGTTTACAAAGGATGGATTGATCATCAAACTCTAACACCTTCAAGGCCTGGTTCTGGCATGGTTGTTGCTGTCAAGAAGCTTAAACCTGAAGGTTTTCAAGGTCACAAGGAGTGGTTG ACGGAAGTTAACTATCTCGGCATGCTTCATCATCAACATGTTGTTAAACTCATTGGATATTGCATGGATGGCGAGAATCGGCTTTTGGTCTATGAGTTCATGCCCAAGGGCAGTCTGGAAAACCATTTATACAGAA GAGGTGTTCAACCACTTTCTTGGGGAATTAGGATGAAAGTTGCCACTGGAGCTGCTCGGGGGCTTTGTTTCTTGCATGATGCAGAATCACAAGTTATATACCGTGACTTCAAAGCTTCTAATATCCTTTTAGACGTG GAATTCAATGCAAAGCTTTCCGACTTCGGCTTGGCTAAGGCCGGCCCTACTGGTGACAGGACTCACGTTTCAACCGAAGTCATGGGTACTCAAGGCTATGCTGCACCAGAATATGTTGCCACAG GTCGATTATCAGCAAGGAGTGATGTTTACAGCTTTGGGGTTGTATTGCTAGAACTCCTGTCAGGACTGCGTGCTGTAGATAAGAGTAAGTCTGGTGTGGAACAGAATCTAGTTGACTGGGCAAGGCCATATTTGAGCGACAAGCGTAAGCTATTCCGAATTATGGACACAAAGATGGAAGGGCAGTATCCGCAGAAAGGAGCATTTATGGCTGCAACCCTTGCCTTACAGTGTCTCAGCACTGACCCTAAAGTTCGACCACAAATGGCTGAGGTCTTACAAAAACTAGAAGAAATCCAAGCACCAAGGAACTTGGTTAGAAACTCCCCATCAGAGCACTCCAGTCCCTTAAACAGATCCCCATTGAGACATAGTCATCAACATTCTACGCCTTCGAATCTTACTCCTCGTGGCTCCCCTCTGCCGTCTCGGTCCCCCTTGCCCTCTCGGTCACCATTGCCTACCTGCAAGCAGTCACCTCAAGTTCGCCAAGGAAGTGGATAA